In one window of Eggerthella guodeyinii DNA:
- a CDS encoding phosphoribosylformylglycinamidine synthase, producing MVSRVYVEKKPGFDGEAQQLKEELRSLLGVEALENLRMVNRYDVEGISDELFEQCVPTVFSEPQSDNVVAAEDLTHADAFMFAVEYLPGQFDQRADSASECIQLISQGERPEVRSAKVYLLEGALSDEDIAAIKQYVINPIEAREASLKTRETLHMEQPVPGMVETVEGFLELDEAGLAAFIADRGLAMDVADIVFCQQYFAEEGRNPTITEIKMIDTYWSDHCRHTTFGTVLDNVVVEDEAVQAAFEQYLAMRHELGRDEKPMCLMDMGTIGARWLKARGVLTGLDESEEINACTVKVKVDVDGEEQDWLYLFKNETHNHPTEIEPFGGAATCVGGAIRDPLSGRSYVYQAMRVTGAADPLVPVSETLPGKLPQRKLVTTAAAGYSSYGNQIGLATGQVNELYHPGYAAKRMEIGAVVGATPADHVRRETPAPGDVVVLLGGRTGRDGIGGATGSSKAHKLESLESCGAEVQKGNAPVERKIQRLFRRKDACQLIKRCNDFGAGGVSVAIGELADGLLIDLNKVPKKYDGLDGTELAISESQERMAVVLAPEGVDAFIGYAHEENLEATPIATVTEEARVRMEWNGSTIVDVSRAFLNSNGAAKHQDVRIVRGGAYERTWAGDTLAERMTSLVTDLNVCSNKGLSERFDSTIGAGTVLMPFGGSRQLTPAMAMVAKLPVFGETTTVSGMAWGFNPYLTEANQFTGSYIAVVESVARLVAAGFLHEDMYLTFQEYFEKLRDEPERWGKPTAAVLGALMAQVDLGIGSIGGKDSMSGSFEQLDVPPTLVSFATAVGSVDRATSPEFKQAGSRVVRIAPATYDGVTPDATGLVETFKLVERLIGDGAALAVSTPGYGAAAEALFKMCVGNGIGVKLADRVTADELFAPSYGSFLVELAPCMELPTASDAVCVGEVGETTEAYVFAACGEVIDLAELQEAWEGHLEPVFPYRAEGAAVEAVSFDGAAPLVYNGILAKPRVVIPVFPGNNCEYDSARAFEQAGAVAETIIINNLTPDKVAESTEQLVQAIRNSQIIMLPGGFSGGDEPDGSAKFITAFFRAPAVTEAVRDLLQNRDGLMLGICNGFQALVKLGLVPFGDIRPMDETCPTLTFNDIGRHQSRLVRTRVASNLSPWLSRCEVGDIHTVPVSHGEGRFVASPELVAELRASGQIATQYVDERGVPSMSLEVNPNGSVLAIEGITSPDGRILGKMGHSERRGYGLYQNVPGDRYQQLFEGGVGYFTD from the coding sequence ATGGTTTCTCGTGTCTACGTGGAGAAGAAGCCCGGTTTTGACGGCGAGGCCCAGCAGCTCAAAGAGGAGCTGCGCAGCCTGTTGGGCGTCGAGGCGCTTGAGAATCTCCGCATGGTGAATCGCTACGACGTGGAGGGCATCTCGGACGAGCTGTTCGAGCAGTGCGTGCCCACCGTGTTCAGCGAGCCGCAGTCCGACAACGTCGTTGCCGCAGAAGACCTGACGCACGCGGACGCGTTCATGTTCGCCGTGGAGTACCTTCCCGGCCAGTTCGACCAGCGCGCCGACTCGGCAAGCGAGTGCATCCAGCTGATCAGCCAGGGCGAGCGCCCCGAGGTGCGCAGCGCGAAGGTGTACCTGCTCGAGGGCGCGCTGTCCGACGAGGACATCGCCGCCATCAAGCAGTACGTGATCAACCCCATCGAGGCGCGCGAGGCGTCGCTCAAGACGCGCGAGACGCTGCACATGGAGCAGCCCGTGCCCGGCATGGTGGAGACGGTCGAAGGGTTCCTGGAGCTCGACGAGGCCGGCCTGGCGGCGTTCATCGCCGATCGCGGCCTGGCCATGGACGTGGCCGACATCGTGTTCTGCCAGCAGTACTTCGCCGAGGAGGGGCGCAACCCCACCATCACCGAGATCAAGATGATCGACACGTACTGGTCCGACCATTGCCGCCACACCACGTTCGGCACCGTGCTGGACAACGTCGTGGTGGAGGACGAGGCCGTGCAGGCTGCGTTCGAGCAGTACCTGGCGATGCGCCATGAGCTGGGCCGCGACGAGAAGCCGATGTGCCTCATGGATATGGGCACCATCGGCGCGCGCTGGTTGAAGGCGCGCGGGGTGCTGACCGGTTTGGACGAGTCCGAGGAGATCAACGCCTGCACCGTGAAGGTGAAAGTGGACGTGGACGGCGAGGAGCAGGACTGGCTGTACCTGTTCAAGAACGAGACGCACAACCATCCCACCGAGATCGAGCCGTTCGGCGGCGCGGCCACCTGCGTGGGCGGCGCCATCCGCGACCCCTTGTCGGGCCGCAGTTACGTGTACCAGGCCATGCGCGTGACGGGCGCGGCCGACCCGTTGGTCCCCGTATCCGAGACGCTGCCCGGCAAGCTGCCGCAGCGCAAGCTGGTGACCACCGCGGCCGCCGGCTACTCGTCGTACGGCAACCAGATCGGCCTGGCAACCGGCCAGGTGAACGAGCTGTACCACCCCGGCTACGCCGCGAAGCGCATGGAGATCGGCGCCGTGGTGGGCGCCACGCCGGCCGACCACGTGCGTCGTGAGACGCCCGCGCCGGGCGACGTGGTGGTGCTGCTGGGCGGCCGCACCGGCCGCGATGGCATCGGCGGCGCGACGGGCTCCTCGAAGGCGCACAAGCTGGAATCGCTCGAGAGCTGCGGCGCCGAGGTGCAGAAGGGCAACGCGCCCGTGGAGCGCAAGATCCAGCGCCTGTTCCGCCGCAAGGACGCGTGCCAGCTCATCAAACGCTGCAACGACTTCGGCGCGGGCGGCGTGTCGGTGGCCATCGGCGAGCTGGCCGACGGCCTGCTCATCGACCTCAACAAGGTGCCCAAGAAGTACGACGGCCTGGACGGCACCGAGCTGGCCATCTCCGAGAGCCAGGAGCGCATGGCCGTGGTGCTGGCACCCGAGGGCGTGGATGCGTTCATCGGCTACGCGCACGAGGAGAACCTCGAAGCCACTCCCATCGCCACGGTGACGGAGGAGGCGCGCGTGCGCATGGAGTGGAACGGCTCCACCATCGTGGACGTGAGCCGTGCCTTCCTCAACAGCAACGGCGCGGCGAAGCACCAGGACGTGCGCATCGTGCGCGGCGGCGCTTACGAGCGCACCTGGGCAGGCGACACGCTGGCCGAGCGCATGACCTCGCTGGTCACCGACCTCAACGTGTGCTCGAACAAGGGCCTGTCCGAGCGCTTCGACTCCACCATCGGCGCGGGCACGGTGCTCATGCCGTTCGGCGGGTCGCGTCAGCTGACGCCGGCGATGGCCATGGTGGCCAAGCTGCCCGTGTTCGGCGAGACCACCACGGTCAGCGGCATGGCCTGGGGTTTCAACCCGTACCTCACCGAGGCCAACCAGTTCACGGGCTCCTACATCGCCGTGGTGGAGAGCGTGGCGCGCCTCGTGGCCGCCGGCTTCCTCCACGAGGATATGTACCTCACGTTCCAGGAATACTTCGAAAAGCTGCGCGACGAGCCCGAGCGTTGGGGCAAGCCCACGGCCGCCGTGCTGGGCGCGCTGATGGCGCAGGTGGATTTGGGCATCGGCTCCATCGGCGGCAAGGACTCCATGTCGGGCAGCTTCGAGCAGCTCGACGTGCCGCCGACGCTGGTGTCGTTCGCGACGGCCGTGGGCTCGGTTGATCGCGCGACCTCGCCCGAGTTCAAGCAGGCGGGCAGCCGCGTGGTGCGCATCGCGCCCGCCACGTACGACGGCGTGACGCCCGATGCTACCGGCCTGGTGGAGACGTTCAAGCTGGTGGAGCGCCTGATCGGCGACGGCGCGGCGCTGGCCGTGTCCACGCCGGGCTACGGTGCCGCGGCCGAGGCCCTGTTCAAGATGTGCGTGGGCAACGGCATCGGCGTGAAGCTGGCCGACCGCGTGACCGCCGACGAGCTGTTCGCGCCGTCGTACGGCAGCTTCCTCGTGGAGCTTGCGCCGTGCATGGAGCTGCCGACCGCGTCCGACGCCGTGTGCGTGGGCGAGGTGGGAGAGACGACCGAGGCCTACGTGTTCGCGGCGTGCGGCGAGGTTATCGACCTTGCCGAGTTGCAGGAAGCGTGGGAGGGCCACCTCGAGCCGGTGTTCCCGTACCGCGCCGAGGGCGCTGCCGTGGAGGCGGTGTCCTTCGACGGCGCCGCGCCGCTCGTGTACAACGGCATCCTCGCGAAGCCGCGCGTCGTCATCCCCGTGTTCCCGGGCAACAACTGCGAGTACGATTCGGCGCGTGCGTTCGAGCAGGCGGGTGCCGTGGCCGAGACGATCATCATCAACAACCTCACGCCGGACAAGGTGGCCGAAAGCACCGAACAGCTGGTGCAGGCCATTCGCAACAGCCAGATCATCATGCTGCCCGGCGGTTTCTCCGGTGGCGACGAGCCCGACGGTTCCGCGAAGTTCATCACGGCGTTCTTCCGCGCCCCGGCCGTGACCGAGGCGGTGCGCGATCTGCTGCAGAACCGCGACGGTCTCATGCTGGGCATCTGCAACGGGTTCCAGGCGCTCGTGAAGCTGGGCCTCGTGCCGTTCGGCGACATCCGTCCGATGGACGAGACGTGCCCCACGCTGACGTTCAACGACATCGGACGCCACCAGAGCCGCCTCGTGCGCACGCGTGTGGCGTCGAACCTTTCGCCGTGGCTGAGCCGCTGCGAGGTGGGCGACATCCACACGGTGCCGGTGAGCCACGGCGAAGGCCGCTTCGTCGCGAGCCCCGAACTGGTTGCCGAGCTGCGCGCGAGCGGCCAGATCGCCACGCAGTACGTGGACGAGCGGGGCGTGCCGTCGATGAGCCTCGAGGTGAACCCGAACGGGTCCGTGCTGGCCATCGAGGGCATCACGAGCCCCGACGGTCGCATCCTGGGCAAGATGGGCCACAGCGAGCGTCGCGGCTATGGTCTGTATCAAAACGTCCCGGGCGATCGCTACCAGCAACTTTTCGAAGGCGGCGTGGGCTACTTCACGGACTAA
- the ccmI gene encoding c-type cytochrome biogenesis protein CcmI gives MRVLGMGVPEMVIVLLVLLVPIALVVALVVVLAKRSNDRQPLPDERQRASVFAYQRLSQLDDLRKRGAITDEEYASKKQEFMQDL, from the coding sequence ATGAGGGTACTCGGCATGGGCGTTCCGGAAATGGTGATAGTGCTACTGGTGCTGCTGGTGCCTATTGCGCTGGTGGTGGCGCTCGTCGTGGTGCTGGCGAAGCGTTCGAATGATCGACAGCCCCTGCCCGACGAACGCCAGCGCGCCAGCGTGTTCGCCTACCAGCGCCTTTCCCAGCTTGACGACCTGCGCAAGCGTGGTGCCATTACCGACGAGGAATACGCCTCGAAGAAGCAAGAGTTCATGCAGGATTTGTAA
- a CDS encoding N-acetyltransferase, whose amino-acid sequence MDVEFVNLTPENLADEHLSCIIRVRKPHPGVEAKRQWLAERLLEGHVFRKLQVKDPVFIEYAPLETAWVPIVGDNYLYVYCLWASGSCKGKGYGRALMEYCLDDARAQGKSGVCLLGAKKQKAWLTDQSFARKFGFETVDATNDGYELLALSFDGTVPAFTSRARAQTIESDELTIYYDLQCPYGPERIEAIRRYCDEEGVPLTLIQVDSLETAKELPGVFNNWGVFYKGKFQTVNLLDVATLKRILKK is encoded by the coding sequence ATGGACGTCGAATTCGTCAACCTGACGCCGGAGAACCTTGCCGACGAGCACCTTTCGTGCATCATCCGTGTCAGGAAGCCTCATCCGGGCGTCGAGGCGAAGCGCCAGTGGCTTGCCGAGCGGCTGCTCGAGGGTCACGTGTTCCGGAAGTTGCAGGTGAAAGATCCTGTCTTTATCGAATACGCCCCGCTTGAAACGGCGTGGGTTCCCATCGTGGGCGACAACTATCTGTACGTGTACTGCCTCTGGGCGTCCGGCAGCTGCAAGGGGAAGGGGTACGGGCGCGCGCTCATGGAATACTGTTTGGACGACGCTCGGGCGCAGGGCAAGTCGGGCGTATGCCTGCTGGGAGCGAAGAAGCAGAAGGCATGGTTGACCGATCAGTCGTTCGCTCGGAAGTTCGGCTTCGAGACGGTCGACGCCACCAACGACGGGTACGAGCTGCTCGCGCTATCGTTCGACGGCACGGTGCCGGCGTTCACGTCGCGAGCTCGGGCTCAGACGATCGAGAGCGACGAGCTGACGATCTACTACGACCTGCAATGCCCCTACGGCCCCGAGCGCATCGAGGCGATACGGCGGTACTGCGATGAGGAGGGCGTCCCGTTGACGCTCATCCAGGTGGACTCGCTGGAAACAGCGAAGGAGCTGCCCGGCGTGTTCAACAACTGGGGCGTGTTTTACAAGGGAAAGTTCCAGACCGTGAACCTGCTGGACGTCGCGACCCTCAAGAGGATACTCAAGAAGTGA
- a CDS encoding immunoglobulin-like domain-containing protein → MWKNAKRMSASAVAAILVIMSIPAGGGGAFADSVSSGESVEGGALLEIIDQESPGSVEPEDIVSDASAERVENSGETARITAEEPAVREAGSVEELNSAVDYFKNQQNIVDCTVMLTASIKSNFGGIEGKHVTLRSVEGERFSISSASDIVGDLTVQNVLWGNGSIYANGHTLEFGEEYEGDGADGMTGARIYGGGNGQDVVGGTHLIFRSGMFGRANGGCVYGGGYNADVQGDVLIEVYGDAQMAQRVRGGGVSSSNDKGNVYGNVHILIRQGVDGHVAGINGAGNRSGSAARNAGNVHGDVLIDVMTGSSNGMTGTGEGSVIAENCGNVTGDIAINVGQSGVSEPVVVGGNWSIAGCGEDFGASAHVGGDVRISIADNVIMQSYQGGDLGGDVVGMWNASEIDGTLTIENNGGQLCSIVANDLGLRGTPGQIHNKGQAENGLVIRMTSGDINNYTVPWEHYYNDGVIAVGPLGGLAGNALIEVSGGKVPFIDAGALTDAIAGDLDVQVSKAARIKGIEGSVGGEGLVSGHVSSLLFDGSGASDNPLDVAFLKRFDNVKLVNGASLRLGDNREGDNKVQSAQGLPFRTVYGLAVEGNSRLETVKAQSLVSGNVQLEGMWEQRFVQTADIPNLEIQGSLTVGEAGTLVSLGTTSVKGAVDASGTMALMNPALFQSTFAGDSAEFRLPAVQRTPSDLNYPTGDIALSIKGAATGTASVLTVSSGDWRAAQAPVLGDNYITGWKANGASNEAFVLANDDEATVTAGLYLKRVEDPGVSDGSYYMWQVAKKPSYSVSYEFVSGTKDKELPEAIMDLLPIDSKTYMEGTTVAAIQPDETAIPVADGVWTFKGYDADSKVASGNVHFVGTWEFSAHEYGVTYEFVSGTKDKVLPEEVTNLLPIDAKRYAHGTTVSAIQPGETTVEVTDGVWTFKGYDADSKVASGNVHFVGTWVFNPNASVINHIPAIVASDKVLTVGDTFNPLEGVSATDEEDGDLTDKVEVLSNTVDTSKPGVYEVTYKVTDSKGASSTKTISVTVNPKTEDLNHIPTIAASDKVLTVGDTFNPLEGVSATDEEDGDLTDKVEVLSNTVDTSKPGVYEVTYKVTDSKGASSTKTISVTVNPKTEDLNHIPTIAASDKVLTVGDIFNPLEGVSATDEEDGDLTDKVEVLSNTVDTSKPGVYEVTYKVTDSKGASSTKTISVTVNPKTEDLNHIPTIAASDKVLTVGDIFNPLEGVSATDEEDGDLTDKVEVLSNTVDTSKPGVYEVTYKVTDSKGASSTKTISVTVNPKTEDLNHIPTIAASDRVLTVGDTFNPLEGVSATDEEDGDLTDKVEVLSNTVDTSKPGVYEVTYKVTDSKGASSTKTISVTVNPKTEDLNHIPTIAASDKVLTVGDIFNPLEGVSATDEEDGDLTDKVEVLSNTVDTSKPGVYEVTYKVTDSKGASSTKTISVTVNPKTEDLNHIPTIAASDKVLTVGDIFNPLEGVSATDEEDGDLTDKVEVLSNTVDTSKPGVYEVTYKVTDSKGASSTKTISVTVNPKTEDLNHIPTIAASDKVLTVGDIFNPLEGVSATDEEDGDLTDKVEVLSNTVDTSKPGVYEVTYKVTDSKGASSTKTISVTVNPKTEDLNHIPTIAASDKVLTVGDTFNPLEGVSATDEEDGDLTDKVEVLSNTVDTSKPGVYEVTYKVTDSKGASSTKTISVTVNPKTEDLNHIPTIAASDKVLTVGDIFNPLEGVSATDEEDGDLTDKVEVLSNTVDTSKPGVYEVTYKVTDSKGASSVKTIKVTVEARVQELPDNSSNSSSAGSQTPGDKLIKTGDTWVLGAGILSVTAALAGVGVLVAWRRMKNKSGYIK, encoded by the coding sequence ATGTGGAAGAATGCAAAGAGGATGTCCGCGTCGGCTGTTGCGGCGATTTTGGTCATCATGTCGATCCCTGCGGGGGGGGGGGGGGCATTCGCTGACTCAGTAAGCAGTGGCGAATCTGTTGAGGGAGGGGCTCTCCTCGAGATAATTGATCAGGAGTCCCCAGGTTCGGTAGAACCTGAAGATATCGTCTCGGATGCGTCAGCCGAGCGTGTAGAAAATTCTGGCGAGACGGCAAGAATCACGGCCGAGGAGCCTGCAGTGCGTGAGGCAGGCTCGGTGGAAGAGTTGAATTCGGCTGTCGATTATTTCAAGAATCAACAGAATATTGTCGACTGCACCGTCATGCTAACTGCGTCGATCAAGAGTAATTTCGGCGGAATCGAAGGTAAACACGTAACGCTTCGCAGTGTCGAGGGCGAGCGGTTCTCGATTAGCAGCGCATCTGATATCGTAGGAGATCTTACGGTTCAAAACGTTTTGTGGGGTAACGGCTCCATTTATGCGAATGGGCATACGCTTGAATTTGGCGAGGAATATGAGGGTGACGGTGCCGATGGTATGACAGGCGCCCGCATATACGGTGGAGGCAATGGCCAGGACGTAGTAGGCGGGACGCACCTCATCTTTCGCTCCGGCATGTTTGGGCGAGCTAATGGCGGGTGTGTTTATGGCGGCGGATACAACGCAGACGTTCAAGGCGATGTGCTTATTGAGGTGTATGGCGATGCCCAAATGGCACAACGTGTACGAGGTGGCGGTGTAAGTTCGTCCAATGACAAGGGCAACGTATATGGCAATGTGCATATCTTGATTCGTCAGGGTGTCGATGGCCATGTGGCTGGTATCAATGGGGCGGGCAACCGGTCTGGTTCCGCTGCCCGCAATGCGGGCAACGTTCATGGCGACGTCTTAATCGATGTCATGACGGGTTCCAGCAATGGTATGACCGGTACAGGCGAAGGGTCTGTCATCGCAGAAAATTGTGGCAATGTTACTGGCGATATCGCCATCAACGTTGGTCAAAGCGGCGTGTCGGAACCGGTGGTTGTTGGCGGGAATTGGTCGATAGCCGGGTGCGGGGAAGATTTCGGAGCTTCTGCGCATGTGGGGGGAGATGTTCGCATCTCGATTGCCGACAACGTCATCATGCAATCCTACCAAGGGGGCGATCTCGGAGGAGACGTCGTGGGAATGTGGAATGCGTCGGAAATCGACGGAACCTTAACCATAGAAAACAACGGGGGGCAGCTCTGCAGCATCGTTGCGAACGACTTGGGTCTTAGAGGGACTCCGGGGCAAATACATAACAAAGGGCAAGCGGAAAACGGACTTGTCATTCGCATGACATCGGGGGATATCAACAACTACACAGTGCCGTGGGAACATTACTATAACGACGGCGTGATAGCAGTGGGTCCTCTGGGCGGCCTTGCAGGTAATGCGCTTATCGAGGTATCGGGCGGCAAAGTCCCCTTTATCGATGCGGGTGCCTTAACTGATGCAATTGCGGGCGACCTCGACGTGCAGGTATCGAAAGCAGCAAGGATAAAGGGTATCGAGGGCAGCGTCGGCGGTGAGGGCTTGGTGTCTGGGCATGTTTCAAGCCTTCTCTTCGACGGCAGCGGAGCATCGGATAACCCGCTTGATGTTGCATTTCTAAAGCGCTTTGACAACGTGAAGCTTGTCAATGGGGCTTCGTTGCGCTTGGGCGATAATAGGGAGGGCGATAACAAGGTCCAATCGGCGCAGGGGTTGCCTTTCCGTACGGTGTATGGGCTGGCTGTTGAAGGCAACAGCCGTTTAGAAACCGTGAAAGCGCAGTCGTTGGTTTCTGGCAACGTGCAGCTTGAGGGTATGTGGGAGCAGCGTTTCGTTCAGACGGCAGATATACCCAACCTTGAGATACAGGGTTCGTTGACCGTGGGGGAAGCCGGTACGCTGGTATCTCTCGGCACGACGAGCGTCAAGGGTGCTGTGGACGCTTCCGGAACGATGGCGCTTATGAACCCCGCCCTGTTTCAGTCGACATTTGCGGGGGATTCGGCCGAGTTTCGCTTGCCGGCGGTGCAGCGCACACCGAGCGATCTGAACTACCCGACGGGAGATATAGCGCTCAGCATAAAGGGTGCCGCGACGGGAACGGCCTCCGTACTGACGGTATCTTCTGGCGATTGGCGCGCAGCGCAGGCTCCTGTTCTCGGCGACAATTACATTACCGGCTGGAAGGCAAACGGTGCTTCGAACGAGGCGTTTGTGCTGGCTAACGATGACGAGGCGACTGTTACGGCTGGCCTGTACCTCAAGCGCGTCGAGGATCCGGGTGTGAGCGACGGTAGCTACTACATGTGGCAAGTGGCGAAAAAGCCCTCATATTCTGTGTCCTATGAATTCGTTAGTGGCACGAAGGACAAGGAGCTTCCGGAAGCGATAATGGATCTTCTTCCAATCGACAGTAAGACCTATATGGAGGGTACCACCGTCGCGGCCATCCAGCCGGATGAGACAGCGATTCCGGTGGCCGACGGCGTGTGGACGTTCAAAGGCTACGACGCCGACTCGAAAGTGGCCTCCGGCAACGTGCACTTCGTGGGCACGTGGGAGTTCTCGGCGCACGAGTACGGCGTGACCTATGAGTTCGTCAGCGGGACGAAGGACAAGGTGCTCCCGGAGGAGGTGACCAACCTGCTTCCGATCGACGCTAAGAGGTACGCTCACGGTACTACCGTCTCGGCCATTCAGCCAGGCGAGACGACGGTTGAGGTGACCGACGGCGTGTGGACGTTTAAGGGCTACGACGCCGACTCGAAAGTGGCCTCCGGCAACGTGCACTTCGTGGGCACGTGGGTCTTTAATCCCAATGCCAGCGTCATCAACCATATCCCTGCTATCGTCGCGAGTGACAAGGTACTCACGGTCGGAGATACCTTCAACCCACTGGAGGGCGTGAGTGCCACCGATGAAGAGGACGGTGACCTCACGGACAAGGTCGAGGTGCTAAGCAACACCGTGGATACCTCCAAGCCCGGCGTGTATGAGGTAACCTACAAGGTGACAGACAGCAAGGGTGCTTCTTCAACCAAGACTATCAGCGTGACGGTCAACCCGAAGACGGAGGACCTGAACCACATCCCGACCATCGCTGCCTCCGACAAGGTACTCACGGTCGGAGATACCTTCAACCCACTGGAGGGCGTGAGTGCCACCGATGAAGAGGACGGCGACCTCACGGACAAGGTCGAGGTGCTAAGCAACACCGTGGATACCTCCAAGCCCGGTGTGTATGAGGTGACCTACAAGGTGACAGACAGCAAGGGTGCTTCTTCAACCAAGACCATCAGCGTGACGGTCAACCCGAAGACGGAGGACCTGAACCACATCCCGACCATCGCTGCCTCCGACAAGGTACTCACGGTCGGAGATATCTTCAACCCGCTGGAGGGTGTGAGCGCCACCGATGAAGAGGACGGTGACCTCACGGACAAGGTCGAGGTGCTAAGCAACACCGTGGATACCTCCAAGCCCGGCGTGTATGAGGTGACCTACAAGGTGACAGACAGCAAGGGTGCTTCTTCAACCAAGACCATCAGCGTGACGGTCAACCCGAAGACGGAGGACCTGAACCACATCCCGACCATCGCTGCCTCCGACAAGGTACTCACGGTCGGAGATATCTTCAACCCGCTGGAGGGTGTGAGCGCCACCGATGAAGAGGACGGTGACCTCACGGACAAGGTCGAGGTGCTAAGCAACACCGTGGATACCTCCAAGCCCGGTGTGTATGAGGTGACCTACAAGGTGACAGACAGCAAGGGTGCTTCTTCAACCAAGACTATCAGCGTGACGGTCAACCCGAAGACGGAGGACCTGAACCACATCCCGACCATCGCTGCCTCCGACAGGGTGCTTACGGTCGGAGATACCTTCAACCCACTGGAGGGCGTGAGTGCCACCGATGAAGAGGACGGCGACCTCACGGACAAGGTCGAGGTGCTAAGCAACACCGTGGATACCTCCAAGCCCGGTGTGTATGAGGTGACCTACAAGGTGACAGACAGCAAGGGTGCTTCTTCAACCAAGACCATCAGCGTGACGGTCAACCCGAAGACGGAGGACCTGAACCACATCCCGACCATCGCTGCCTCCGACAAGGTACTCACGGTCGGAGATATCTTCAACCCGCTGGAGGGTGTGAGCGCCACCGATGAAGAGGACGGTGACCTCACGGACAAGGTCGAGGTGCTAAGCAACACCGTGGATACCTCCAAGCCCGGTGTGTATGAGGTGACCTACAAGGTGACAGACAGCAAGGGTGCTTCTTCAACCAAGACCATCAGCGTGACGGTCAACCCGAAGACGGAGGACCTGAACCACATCCCGACCATCGCTGCCTCCGACAAGGTACTCACGGTCGGAGATATCTTCAACCCGCTGGAGGGTGTGAGCGCCACCGATGAAGAGGACGGTGACCTCACGGACAAGGTCGAGGTGCTAAGCAACACCGTGGATACCTCCAAGCCCGGTGTGTATGAGGTGACCTACAAGGTGACAGACAGCAAGGGTGCTTCTTCAACCAAGACCATCAGCGTGACGGTCAACCCGAAGACGGAGGACCTGAACCACATCCCGACCATCGCTGCCTCCGACAAGGTACTCACGGTCGGAGATATCTTCAACCCGCTGGAGGGTGTGAGCGCCACCGATGAAGAGGACGGTGACCTCACGGACAAGGTCGAGGTGCTAAGCAACACCGTGGATACCTCCAAGCCCGGTGTGTATGAGGTGACCTACAAGGTGACAGACAGCAAGGGTGCTTCTTCAACCAAGACTATCAGCGTGACGGTCAACCCGAAGACGGAGGACCTGAACCACATCCCGACCATCGCTGCCTCCGACAAGGTACTCACGGTCGGAGATACCTTCAACCCACTGGAGGGCGTGAGTGCCACCGATGAAGAGGACGGCGACCTCACGGACAAGGTCGAGGTGCTAAGCAACACCGTGGATACCTCCAAGCCCGGTGTGTATGAGGTGACCTACAAGGTGACAGACAGCAAGGGTGCTTCTTCAACCAAGACCATCAGCGTGACGGTCAACCCGAAGACGGAGGACCTGAACCACATCCCGACCATCGCTGCCTCCGACAAGGTACTCACGGTCGGAGATATCTTCAACCCGCTGGAGGGTGTGAGCGCCACCGATGAAGAGGACGGTGACCTCACGGACAAGGTCGAGGTGCTAAGCAACACCGTGGATACCTCCAAGCCCGGCGTGTATGAGGTGACCTACAAGGTGACAGACAGCAAGGGTGCTTCTTCAGTTAAAACAATAAAGGTTACAGTAGAGGCTCGGGTGCAAGAGCTGCCTGACAATTCGAGCAACAGTTCGAGTGCTGGTTCTCAGACGCCTGGGGACAAGCTAATCAAAACCGGTGATACATGGGTCTTGGGGGCTGGTATTCTCTCGGTCACGGCTGCGCTTGCTGGCGTTGGTGTTCTGGTCGCATGGCGTCGCATGAAGAACAAATCGGGGTATATCAAATAG
- a CDS encoding DUF6323 family protein: MELGVSLMALSRDARRAELTACNEATAAYGLSLTEEQMVGLTERRHEALRATGRVEFGRGALRDIVAAFRDSPYLLQETYEETLADVQDAFYRYKEEAEAHGGISDDELVSALRTAFDERAHGAVDALEGVKLVELRAQAAGEQAGEYDEKTQREVAEEESDDEDDERVHDEFDRVFDEERLERPSNEFAAGYYDGYGELYRIGFDANSRIGGSSFL, from the coding sequence GTGGAATTAGGTGTATCTCTCATGGCACTTTCGCGGGATGCTCGGCGAGCTGAGCTTACCGCATGCAACGAGGCGACGGCCGCGTACGGGCTGAGTCTCACGGAAGAGCAGATGGTCGGGCTGACAGAGCGCCGTCATGAAGCACTTCGGGCGACGGGGCGCGTAGAGTTCGGGCGCGGGGCGTTGCGCGATATTGTTGCGGCGTTTCGCGATTCGCCATACTTGCTCCAGGAGACCTACGAGGAGACGCTCGCGGACGTGCAGGATGCGTTCTACCGCTATAAGGAAGAGGCTGAGGCACACGGCGGCATATCTGATGACGAGTTGGTTTCCGCACTGCGCACGGCATTCGACGAGCGAGCGCATGGTGCAGTGGATGCGCTCGAGGGCGTGAAGTTGGTAGAACTACGCGCGCAGGCTGCGGGTGAGCAGGCGGGGGAGTATGACGAGAAGACGCAGCGTGAGGTGGCGGAAGAGGAGAGCGATGACGAGGACGACGAACGAGTGCACGATGAGTTCGACCGCGTGTTCGACGAAGAGCGCCTCGAGCGGCCCAGCAACGAATTCGCCGCAGGGTATTACGACGGCTACGGCGAGCTGTACCGCATCGGATTCGACGCGAACAGCCGCATCGGAGGATCCTCGTTTCTGTGA